The following coding sequences are from one Cardinium endosymbiont of Culicoides punctatus window:
- a CDS encoding ParA family protein, whose translation MALFGAECGLVANTKGGCGKSTLVASLSDVLDVDIIDHDNQGTLRVISSFTGRNKPVSYEEISKRIIIHDTPPYNSGNLKSLIQEVDLVLIPCNLMYPDLLALRSLSDELKRLNMINKGILIFNEIRQPYNNTYKEVKNLYKMNYPEIKQAKTELSNLLSFSSVLSDPISGKALIQITSLVSELGIF comes from the coding sequence ATTGCATTATTTGGTGCGGAATGTGGGTTAGTAGCAAATACAAAAGGGGGTTGTGGAAAAAGCACATTAGTAGCATCTTTATCGGATGTATTGGATGTAGATATTATCGATCATGATAATCAAGGAACACTTCGAGTTATTTCATCTTTTACTGGTAGAAATAAGCCAGTATCTTATGAGGAAATTTCTAAGCGTATTATTATTCATGATACACCACCATATAATTCTGGTAATTTAAAAAGTCTTATTCAAGAAGTAGATCTAGTTCTTATACCATGTAATTTAATGTATCCAGATTTATTAGCGTTAAGGTCATTGTCAGACGAACTTAAGAGATTAAATATGATTAATAAAGGAATCCTTATATTTAATGAAATAAGACAGCCATATAATAATACTTATAAAGAAGTAAAGAACTTATATAAAATGAATTATCCAGAAATAAAACAGGCAAAAACAGAATTATCCAATTTACTGAGTTTTAGTAGCGTTTTATCTGACCCTATTTCTGGTAAAGCATTGATACAAATTACATCACTTGTTAGTGAATTAGGTATATTTTAA
- a CDS encoding NUDIX domain-containing protein, whose amino-acid sequence MNRKQIVKVRGILESDGKILLCEHTKGLFYFLPGGTLEIGENLHQCLVREFFEETGLIVVVIDFFGCLECHWEDDLTSYQELNMIFNVVTKDLSKLINKEQHIKFSFHEIPDIQEGAYKILPKSIPVFFSHVNKHKPIYFFESQVY is encoded by the coding sequence ATGAATAGAAAACAAATTGTTAAAGTAAGGGGCATATTGGAATCAGATGGGAAGATTCTTCTATGCGAACATACAAAAGGGCTATTTTATTTCTTGCCAGGAGGAACGTTAGAAATTGGTGAAAATCTTCACCAATGTCTTGTTCGAGAATTTTTTGAAGAAACTGGACTAATCGTGGTTGTAATAGATTTTTTTGGTTGTTTAGAGTGTCATTGGGAAGACGATTTAACATCTTATCAAGAGCTTAATATGATTTTTAACGTTGTAACAAAAGACTTAAGTAAACTTATTAACAAAGAACAACACATTAAATTTTCATTTCATGAAATTCCTGATATTCAGGAAGGGGCATATAAAATACTTCCAAAGTCAATTCCTGTTTTCTTTTCGCATGTTAATAAGCATAAGCCAATTTATTTTTTCGAATCACAAGTTTATTGA
- a CDS encoding glycosyltransferase family 4 protein — protein sequence MIHMDLAIIVAFLAITLVLGTHYGKDVKLFCNYQIKKIKILFYMEKNSRFRVARRVFFMMYLVLMYMGTSICLHATVSFPIIFNIPYDNKIYGYDFSNGEIIENNIEVKSSYKIGLILDSAISSIPTTGLLYKVFSLSREMINKGHTYVFFICNRNFTSIKEIEKLYIPRIRIHILDENLFYNKDFMTNLVTKENLDAMQFEIPQTFLKLGVPLKNKTGLPSVLVLHDIEDELMETLNKNNKQENTLLDYTHYVAGHLADSVMTLTSVDRDKRIKKHGIPSEKIFVTPIGVDRSLSYTGPNLNEKIIGLVGNQFYEPNHRATIYLIEKVLPLVQKEHPDAKLKIIGMVSSELYNSYSHRKDIKFTGEIRDESDYIRELGSFTIGTCCVDSGCGMNVKISNYCALGLPVVLTPICHTGYEDITSLDLVQLDPQKIAEKINDILHDGSRAKQIGLLNHQLIYEYLSWEKISKTLEKAISHAVSGIKTNVSTTKNIKPVWISENRHSDNILKGHYISDSRK from the coding sequence ATGATACATATGGACTTGGCTATTATAGTCGCATTTTTAGCAATAACATTGGTATTAGGTACCCACTATGGTAAAGATGTAAAGCTTTTTTGTAATTATCAAATTAAAAAAATCAAAATTCTCTTTTATATGGAAAAGAATTCAAGGTTTCGCGTTGCACGTCGAGTATTTTTTATGATGTATCTAGTATTAATGTATATGGGAACTTCGATCTGTTTACATGCTACGGTATCATTCCCTATAATTTTCAACATTCCATATGACAATAAGATCTACGGTTACGATTTTTCAAATGGAGAAATAATTGAAAACAACATTGAAGTAAAATCATCTTATAAAATAGGTCTTATTTTAGATTCAGCTATCTCGAGTATTCCTACAACCGGTTTACTATATAAAGTATTTTCTCTTTCGAGAGAAATGATTAATAAAGGTCATACTTATGTATTCTTTATTTGTAATAGAAATTTTACTAGTATTAAGGAGATAGAAAAATTGTATATACCGAGAATTAGAATTCACATTTTAGATGAGAATTTGTTTTATAACAAGGATTTTATGACTAATCTGGTAACAAAAGAAAACCTTGATGCTATGCAATTTGAAATTCCGCAAACATTTCTCAAACTTGGAGTACCATTAAAAAATAAAACAGGTCTCCCTTCAGTTCTTGTTCTGCATGATATTGAAGATGAATTAATGGAAACTCTTAATAAAAATAATAAACAAGAAAATACTTTGCTTGATTACACACACTACGTTGCTGGACATTTAGCAGACTCAGTTATGACCCTGACGTCTGTTGATCGAGATAAAAGGATCAAAAAGCATGGTATTCCAAGCGAAAAAATATTTGTAACACCTATTGGAGTAGATCGAAGCCTAAGCTACACGGGACCAAACCTAAATGAAAAGATTATAGGGTTAGTCGGTAATCAGTTTTATGAACCAAATCATCGAGCAACCATTTACTTAATAGAAAAAGTTCTTCCTCTTGTTCAAAAGGAACATCCTGATGCAAAATTAAAAATAATTGGTATGGTTTCTAGTGAATTATATAACAGTTATTCTCACAGGAAAGATATTAAATTTACTGGAGAAATAAGAGACGAATCGGATTACATTCGTGAGTTAGGTTCATTTACTATTGGAACATGTTGTGTTGATAGTGGATGTGGAATGAATGTTAAAATATCTAACTATTGTGCGTTGGGATTACCGGTTGTTTTAACTCCTATCTGCCATACTGGCTATGAAGACATAACATCGCTAGATCTTGTTCAGTTAGATCCACAAAAAATAGCAGAAAAAATTAATGATATTTTACACGATGGTTCGCGCGCTAAGCAAATTGGCTTATTAAATCATCAACTTATCTATGAATACTTATCTTGGGAAAAAATTTCTAAAACACTTGAAAAAGCAATAAGCCATGCTGTTTCTGGTATAAAAACAAACGTATCAACTACAAAAAACATCAAACCAGTGTGGATTTCTGAAAATAGACATAGTGATAATATTTTAAAAGGCCATTATATATCAGACTCAAGAAAATGA
- the uvrC gene encoding excinuclease ABC subunit UvrC — METLLYTPNNIQHLPALPGIYKFHNKKGDVIYVGKAKNIKKRVSNYFTSSKVHNLKTQRMITHIASIGYTVVNSDYEALLLENNLIKELQPRYNILLKDGKTYPYLCITNDRFPKLIITRKTTPSLGKYYGPFTSSYTIKQTLETIKKLFSFRTCNYNLSESNIAKNKFKVCLDYHLGHCKGPCQSFQDEGSYQKEMDQIEELLKNNFTSVKKVFKEKMLAAANLLEYKQAQQFKEHLDILDQYQSKSLIINPMAGDLDVVAIISDQDYAFIGYLYIKNGAISFTQHRVVTKKLEEEVSDLLPLIICELRSCSNSVAHEVLVNIPVELTMEPFSITMPKIGDKRKLVELALQNALLCKKDFLHKKSNYQERPNLTLLRLQQDLKLKELPYAIECFDNSNIQGHHPVAAMVCFKNGNPSKKDYRHYNIKTVEGPNDFASMHEVVKRRYTTLVKEQIPLPHLIVIDGGKGQLNAAILALQEVGIYGKVAIISIAKRLEEIYFPNDTLPLHLNKQSPSLKLLQRLRDEAHRFAIEFHRAKRSKAALHNNWEDISGIGPKTMDKLLQKFGTHEAIQACSLDKLATIIGTAKAKQLHDFYTKR; from the coding sequence ATGGAAACGCTACTTTATACGCCAAATAATATACAACACCTGCCTGCGCTACCTGGCATCTATAAGTTTCATAATAAAAAAGGAGATGTTATTTATGTAGGTAAAGCTAAAAATATAAAAAAAAGAGTAAGTAATTATTTCACTTCTAGCAAAGTACATAACCTTAAAACACAGCGTATGATCACGCACATTGCATCTATTGGATATACTGTTGTAAATTCTGATTATGAAGCATTGCTATTAGAGAATAACCTGATAAAAGAGCTGCAACCACGGTATAATATTTTACTAAAAGATGGTAAAACATACCCCTATTTATGCATTACCAATGACAGATTTCCCAAATTAATTATTACACGCAAAACTACACCTTCCTTAGGTAAGTATTATGGTCCTTTTACGAGCAGTTATACCATAAAACAAACACTAGAAACCATTAAAAAGCTTTTCTCTTTTCGTACCTGTAACTATAATCTTTCCGAAAGTAATATAGCAAAGAATAAATTTAAGGTTTGTTTAGATTATCATTTAGGACACTGTAAAGGCCCTTGTCAATCTTTTCAAGATGAGGGATCTTATCAAAAAGAAATGGATCAGATAGAAGAGCTACTCAAAAATAATTTTACTTCCGTAAAGAAAGTATTTAAAGAAAAAATGTTAGCAGCAGCCAACCTCCTTGAATATAAACAAGCACAACAATTCAAAGAGCATTTAGATATACTGGATCAGTATCAATCAAAATCATTGATTATCAATCCCATGGCTGGGGATTTAGATGTTGTAGCCATTATTTCAGATCAGGACTATGCTTTTATAGGCTATCTATACATTAAAAATGGAGCTATTTCTTTTACCCAACATCGTGTAGTTACTAAAAAGTTGGAAGAGGAGGTATCAGACTTACTGCCATTAATAATTTGCGAGCTCCGTTCTTGTAGTAATAGCGTAGCCCATGAAGTATTGGTTAATATTCCAGTTGAATTAACGATGGAACCATTTTCCATAACAATGCCTAAAATAGGGGACAAGCGGAAATTGGTAGAATTAGCGTTACAAAACGCACTTTTGTGCAAAAAAGATTTTTTACATAAAAAATCTAACTATCAAGAGAGGCCAAATCTAACACTCTTACGATTACAACAAGATCTAAAGCTAAAAGAGCTACCCTACGCTATAGAATGCTTTGATAATTCCAACATCCAAGGGCATCATCCCGTTGCTGCTATGGTTTGCTTTAAGAATGGTAATCCCTCTAAAAAAGATTACCGACACTATAACATAAAAACAGTAGAAGGACCTAATGATTTCGCATCTATGCATGAAGTAGTAAAAAGGCGCTATACTACGCTAGTAAAGGAGCAAATCCCATTGCCTCATTTAATTGTAATAGACGGAGGCAAAGGCCAACTGAACGCTGCCATACTTGCATTACAAGAAGTTGGTATTTATGGTAAAGTAGCGATTATCAGTATTGCCAAAAGACTAGAAGAAATCTACTTTCCTAACGATACACTACCATTGCATTTAAACAAACAATCTCCATCATTAAAATTACTACAGCGATTAAGGGATGAAGCGCACCGTTTTGCTATTGAATTCCATAGGGCCAAGCGTAGTAAAGCAGCATTGCATAACAATTGGGAAGACATTTCTGGAATTGGGCCTAAAACGATGGATAAATTGCTACAGAAGTTTGGTACACATGAGGCTATTCAAGCATGTTCACTTGATAAGCTGGCTACAATAATTGGAACAGCAAAAGCGAAACAGTTACATGATTTTTATACAAAAAGGTAA
- the asnS gene encoding asparagine--tRNA ligase, with translation MANKIKELLQSGTVGTHVEIKGWIRTKRVSKQVVFLSINDGSCQGNLQAVIDPSQISEELLTELGTGASIAISGNLVTSQGQAQSIELQATELTLLGSAPDYPIQPKAHSLEFLREWSHLRFRTNTFGAVFRIRHAVSYAIHNFFHQRGFFYLHTPIITAADAEGAGEMFRVTNLDLLNLPKNPDGSVNYKEDFFKTSTNLTVSGQLAAEAAAMGLGSVYTFGPTFRAENSNTARHLAEFWMVEPEVAFNELQDNITLAEDFLKFLLEYVLKNCQEELTYLQQRSLHKTDTKQQMPLLERLNFVLEQPFARVSYTEAIAILMDAPPNKNGTFAYPITHWGIDLQSEHERYLVEHHFKKPVVVINYPREIKAFYMRQNDDGNTVAAMDVLFPGVGEIIGGSQREERMDYLIEAMQRINVPLEDLNWYLDTRRFGTIPHSGFGLGFERLILFVTGMENIRDVIPFPRTPGHVAC, from the coding sequence TTGGCTAACAAAATTAAAGAGCTTTTACAGTCCGGAACAGTGGGCACTCATGTAGAGATAAAAGGGTGGATTCGTACCAAACGCGTTAGCAAACAGGTTGTTTTTCTTTCTATAAATGATGGTTCTTGTCAAGGGAATTTACAAGCTGTTATAGACCCATCTCAAATTTCAGAGGAATTACTAACAGAACTGGGCACAGGTGCTAGCATTGCCATTTCAGGAAACCTAGTTACCTCACAAGGACAAGCTCAATCCATAGAGTTGCAAGCCACTGAACTAACTTTATTGGGTAGTGCACCTGATTATCCTATACAACCCAAAGCGCACTCTTTGGAATTTTTAAGAGAATGGTCGCATTTGCGTTTTCGCACCAATACTTTTGGTGCCGTATTCCGAATACGACATGCTGTAAGTTATGCCATTCATAATTTTTTCCATCAACGTGGCTTTTTCTATCTCCATACGCCGATCATTACGGCGGCTGATGCTGAAGGAGCAGGAGAAATGTTCCGTGTAACCAATTTAGACCTTCTGAACCTACCTAAGAACCCAGATGGTAGTGTTAATTATAAAGAAGACTTCTTTAAAACGTCTACCAACTTAACTGTTTCTGGACAACTTGCTGCAGAAGCAGCTGCTATGGGATTGGGGTCAGTCTATACTTTTGGACCTACATTTAGGGCTGAAAATTCCAATACAGCTAGACACTTAGCAGAGTTTTGGATGGTTGAACCAGAAGTAGCATTTAATGAATTACAAGATAATATTACACTTGCAGAAGATTTCTTGAAATTTCTACTGGAATATGTACTTAAAAACTGCCAAGAAGAGCTTACCTATCTGCAGCAACGATCGCTTCATAAAACGGATACAAAACAACAAATGCCTTTATTAGAACGGCTAAATTTTGTGTTAGAGCAGCCATTTGCGCGTGTTAGCTATACAGAAGCGATTGCTATTTTAATGGATGCACCGCCAAATAAAAATGGGACATTTGCATATCCTATTACACATTGGGGCATAGATTTACAATCAGAGCATGAGCGTTATCTGGTAGAGCATCATTTTAAAAAACCTGTTGTCGTTATCAACTATCCACGAGAAATCAAGGCATTTTACATGCGCCAAAATGATGATGGAAATACAGTAGCAGCTATGGATGTGCTTTTCCCTGGCGTGGGAGAAATTATTGGCGGTTCCCAAAGAGAAGAACGTATGGACTATTTGATAGAAGCTATGCAACGTATAAACGTTCCATTAGAAGATTTAAATTGGTACCTAGATACAAGACGTTTTGGGACTATACCACATAGTGGATTTGGGTTAGGATTTGAACGTTTGATATTGTTTGTAACAGGGATGGAAAATATACGTGACGTAATCCCATTCCCACGTACACCAGGACATGTAGCTTGTTAG
- the rpoN gene encoding RNA polymerase factor sigma-54 → MQKLQLDQKLVHKISGQQIQFIKLLQVPNVALDTYISKEMANNPLLDDLKDSDSEENIEESELPLEETFSFSDTYSRDLGKTNHHIDDQISRENRIESIVSLQEKLREQLHLLHLSEVGYIIGEHLIGSLDQNGYLPHDLEIIVQDLHVMHYLELSLKEVEEVLIAIQSLDPPGIAARNLQECLLLQIQRHRPMDPVVQLAKKIISAFFDEFVKKHYEKIIKKLGIADTHLLKEALAYITRLSPKPGWANDNIDLMRNFLSPDFVILEDQGKLTVDLVHYKAPRLRLNKKYLTMLEAYKKNTKQNAESLEMRSFLRKKLEDAKGFMEALNQRNQTLLKTMHAILELQYTFFLEGEETDKLTPMILQHVAERVGVDTSTISRIVNQKSVQGKFGIYPLKFFFSEGISRSSGEEVSNKAVKNRILELISVENKRNPDSDERIVEVLVSEGYNIARRTVAKYREQLNIPVARLRKVLE, encoded by the coding sequence ATGCAAAAACTACAATTAGATCAAAAGCTGGTTCATAAAATATCTGGACAGCAGATCCAATTTATAAAATTATTGCAAGTACCTAATGTTGCGTTAGATACATATATTTCAAAAGAAATGGCCAATAACCCACTTCTAGATGATTTAAAAGACTCAGATAGTGAAGAAAATATAGAAGAATCAGAGCTGCCACTAGAAGAAACATTTAGTTTTTCTGATACCTATTCGAGAGATTTAGGTAAAACAAACCACCACATAGATGATCAAATTTCCCGAGAAAATAGAATAGAATCCATTGTATCTCTGCAGGAAAAATTAAGAGAACAGTTACATTTATTACACTTAAGTGAAGTGGGCTACATAATAGGAGAGCATCTGATTGGCAGTCTAGATCAAAATGGGTATCTCCCACATGACTTGGAAATTATTGTTCAGGACCTACATGTAATGCATTACCTAGAGCTTTCTTTAAAAGAGGTAGAGGAGGTGCTTATAGCCATTCAAAGTTTAGATCCGCCTGGAATTGCGGCTAGAAATCTCCAGGAGTGTTTGCTATTACAAATACAAAGACATCGTCCAATGGATCCTGTTGTTCAACTGGCTAAAAAAATTATAAGTGCCTTTTTTGATGAGTTTGTAAAAAAGCATTATGAGAAAATAATAAAAAAATTAGGCATTGCCGATACCCATCTGCTTAAGGAAGCATTGGCATATATTACACGTCTTAGTCCCAAGCCAGGGTGGGCCAATGACAACATAGATCTTATGCGTAATTTCCTTTCTCCTGATTTTGTAATTCTAGAAGATCAGGGGAAACTAACCGTCGACTTGGTCCATTACAAAGCACCCAGGCTCCGTCTTAATAAAAAATATTTGACTATGTTGGAAGCCTACAAAAAAAATACAAAGCAAAATGCCGAAAGTCTGGAAATGCGCTCTTTTTTGAGAAAAAAATTGGAAGATGCCAAGGGCTTTATGGAGGCACTAAATCAGCGGAACCAAACACTGCTTAAAACGATGCATGCTATTTTAGAGCTACAATACACATTCTTTTTAGAAGGAGAAGAAACAGACAAATTAACGCCTATGATTTTGCAACATGTGGCTGAAAGGGTTGGTGTAGACACTTCAACGATCTCAAGAATTGTAAATCAAAAATCGGTGCAAGGTAAGTTTGGTATTTATCCATTAAAGTTTTTCTTTTCGGAAGGAATTAGCAGGTCCAGTGGAGAAGAGGTAAGTAATAAAGCCGTCAAAAACAGAATTTTAGAATTGATCAGCGTTGAAAACAAACGAAATCCGGATTCTGATGAACGTATTGTAGAGGTATTGGTCTCAGAAGGTTATAATATAGCACGTCGTACCGTAGCCAAGTATAGAGAGCAGCTCAATATACCTGTGGCTAGGTTGCGAAAGGTACTGGAATAG
- a CDS encoding DUF721 domain-containing protein, which translates to MQNSNQTQSLKELLNRFIETSPFQKQITAASIRTVWQKAMPKTVCDRTEKLYYYNDKIFLKITSAALRHELQFNKDKIIALLKENIPKIAIQDIVFL; encoded by the coding sequence GTGCAGAATTCAAACCAAACACAAAGCCTCAAAGAGTTGCTAAATAGGTTTATTGAAACTTCGCCTTTTCAAAAGCAAATCACAGCGGCAAGTATACGTACTGTCTGGCAGAAAGCTATGCCAAAAACAGTTTGTGATAGGACTGAAAAACTTTATTATTACAATGATAAAATCTTTTTGAAAATAACTTCTGCTGCTTTACGCCATGAGTTGCAATTCAATAAAGATAAAATTATTGCCTTACTGAAAGAAAACATACCTAAAATAGCCATTCAAGATATCGTTTTTTTGTAA
- a CDS encoding ExbD/TolR family protein: MKISTKNKIDVSFNMASITDIVFLLLIFLLITSTYRHKVIPVNLPISTNDKTESAQVNVTITNNLQYYVEGKRVPFNQLKDVLQERLEKTLSKVVVLHMDKNLSIAHMVMVADIANQLEASVLMATDFEKKR; encoded by the coding sequence ATGAAAATCAGTACAAAAAATAAAATAGATGTCTCTTTTAATATGGCATCTATAACAGATATTGTTTTTTTATTATTGATTTTCTTGCTTATAACTTCAACTTACAGACATAAAGTTATTCCTGTTAACTTACCCATAAGCACAAATGACAAAACGGAATCCGCACAGGTCAATGTCACTATTACAAACAATCTACAATACTATGTAGAAGGCAAACGTGTTCCTTTTAATCAGTTAAAAGATGTTTTACAGGAACGGCTAGAAAAAACACTTAGTAAGGTAGTGGTATTGCATATGGATAAAAATCTATCTATAGCCCATATGGTTATGGTAGCTGATATAGCAAATCAGTTGGAGGCTTCTGTGTTAATGGCTACAGATTTTGAAAAAAAACGATGA
- a CDS encoding MotA/TolQ/ExbB proton channel family protein — MKINTSPMLLDLLLKGGWLMLPLGLLSLLSVYLIVERLLTYRRYLSFSTSFLEAIEDQLNSGNMEQVRDLCIPQNNIIQHIIGKGLQQRQSSPKKMELILESESQKIVSFLEEHLSLLATIAGAAPMIGFLGTVTGMIQTFMAIAQENNQLSSQVFSGGIYEAMVTTVVGLIVGIIAYLGYNYCIARVTKATSRLTYLVNIFLAHTT, encoded by the coding sequence ATGAAAATAAATACTTCGCCAATGCTCTTAGATCTACTGTTAAAAGGTGGTTGGTTGATGCTTCCTCTTGGATTGCTTTCATTACTTAGTGTTTACCTAATCGTAGAACGGCTGCTAACCTATCGTAGATACTTAAGTTTTTCTACAAGCTTCTTAGAAGCAATAGAAGACCAATTAAATAGTGGTAATATGGAACAGGTCCGAGATCTATGTATTCCGCAAAATAATATTATCCAACACATTATTGGTAAAGGATTGCAGCAACGGCAATCCTCTCCCAAAAAGATGGAATTAATCTTGGAAAGTGAATCTCAAAAGATAGTATCCTTTTTAGAGGAGCATCTTTCCTTATTGGCTACAATAGCTGGAGCAGCACCTATGATTGGCTTTTTAGGCACTGTAACAGGTATGATTCAAACATTTATGGCTATTGCACAAGAAAACAATCAACTTTCTTCTCAGGTTTTTTCAGGTGGCATTTACGAGGCTATGGTTACAACCGTAGTAGGACTTATTGTAGGTATTATAGCCTATTTAGGTTATAATTATTGCATTGCTCGAGTCACTAAGGCTACATCAAGATTGACATATTTAGTTAATATTTTCCTAGCGCACACTACATAA